One genomic segment of Paenibacillus xylanexedens includes these proteins:
- a CDS encoding THUMP domain-containing class I SAM-dependent RNA methyltransferase, with translation MAQLQLIATSAMGLEAVVARELKQLGYEDVTIDNGRVFFTGDYIDICRCNLWLRSSDRVLVKMGEFPATTFDELFEGTKALPWEEWIPADGEFPVEGRSQKSQLSSVPASQGIVKKAIVEKLKLTYDTEWFPEDGSRYVIEVILLNDRALLTLDTTGPGLHKRGYRKLVTEAPLKETLAAALIQLSRWNVSRPFYDPCCGSGTMLIEAAMIGWNIAPGLRRTFNSEDWAVIPEELWEQAREEAFDAVRDDVPLQISGSDIDPEAIEVAMAAIKSAGFAKDIEVSVLPAHRARPQGEYGVIITNPPYGERLSEEKEVQKLLRSLGRSYLDMPTWSFFAITSTKAFEEYFGHKADKRRKLFNGRIETQYYQYLGPLPPRNKAPQSS, from the coding sequence ATGGCTCAATTGCAATTGATTGCAACCTCGGCGATGGGACTCGAGGCTGTTGTTGCCCGGGAACTGAAGCAACTGGGGTATGAAGATGTTACGATCGACAACGGCCGGGTTTTCTTTACAGGAGATTATATTGATATTTGCCGTTGTAATCTGTGGCTGAGAAGTTCGGATCGTGTATTGGTGAAAATGGGAGAATTCCCTGCCACGACTTTTGACGAATTGTTTGAAGGCACCAAAGCGTTGCCTTGGGAAGAGTGGATTCCAGCCGACGGCGAATTTCCTGTAGAGGGTCGTTCTCAAAAATCCCAGTTAAGCAGTGTGCCTGCATCACAAGGGATCGTGAAAAAAGCAATCGTAGAGAAACTGAAGCTGACTTATGACACAGAGTGGTTCCCAGAGGATGGGTCTCGTTATGTGATTGAGGTCATTCTGCTGAACGATCGCGCCCTGCTTACTTTAGATACGACGGGACCAGGTCTGCATAAACGGGGTTATCGTAAACTCGTTACCGAAGCGCCACTCAAAGAAACACTTGCTGCGGCTCTTATTCAGCTCAGCCGCTGGAATGTATCCCGCCCATTCTATGACCCGTGCTGTGGATCAGGCACAATGCTGATCGAAGCCGCTATGATCGGCTGGAACATTGCACCAGGACTTCGTCGGACCTTCAACTCTGAGGACTGGGCTGTCATTCCTGAAGAATTGTGGGAACAGGCGCGCGAAGAAGCATTTGATGCTGTACGTGACGATGTCCCGTTACAAATTTCAGGTAGCGATATTGATCCGGAAGCGATTGAAGTTGCTATGGCAGCGATCAAAAGTGCTGGGTTCGCCAAAGATATTGAAGTCAGCGTCTTGCCCGCTCATCGCGCTAGACCACAGGGTGAATATGGTGTCATCATTACCAATCCCCCATATGGTGAACGTTTGAGTGAAGAAAAAGAAGTTCAGAAGTTGCTCCGCTCATTAGGGCGCAGTTACCTCGACATGCCAACATGGTCCTTTTTTGCAATCACGTCAACCAAAGCTTTTGAGGAGTATTTCGGTCATAAGGCAGACAAACGTCGCAAGTTGTTCAACGGACGAATTGAAACCCAGTACTATCAGTATTTGGGCCCACTGCCCCCACGAAATAAAGCACCACAATCTTCATAA
- a CDS encoding DsbA family oxidoreductase, with amino-acid sequence MNIEIWSDFLCPFCYIGKRRLENVLEQFPHRDEVKLQFKSFELDPNAALNPGKTNSEYLAAKYNMSVEQAKGMNAQMNANARTAGLEYNIDAMIPTNSFSAHRLTHWADTQGKALELSERIFQAVFIEGKHSGDPEVLAQLAEEVGLDRNAAAAVLSSDQFTDNVRADQAEGEQLGIRGVPFFVFDRKFAVSGAQPDEVFLDAIQKAWDDRSPFTMVESNTTETDGSGICTDDGCEVPKKN; translated from the coding sequence ATGAATATTGAGATATGGTCTGATTTTCTGTGCCCTTTCTGTTATATCGGCAAACGCCGCCTGGAGAATGTACTGGAACAGTTCCCACACCGTGATGAAGTGAAGCTGCAATTCAAAAGCTTCGAGCTTGATCCAAACGCTGCATTGAACCCAGGCAAAACCAATTCGGAATATCTGGCTGCCAAATATAATATGAGCGTGGAACAGGCCAAAGGTATGAATGCCCAGATGAATGCCAACGCTCGTACGGCAGGACTGGAATACAATATCGATGCCATGATCCCTACGAACTCCTTCTCAGCTCACCGCTTGACACACTGGGCAGATACACAAGGCAAAGCGCTTGAACTGAGTGAACGGATATTCCAAGCTGTGTTTATTGAAGGTAAACACTCCGGCGACCCTGAAGTGTTGGCTCAGTTAGCAGAAGAAGTCGGCTTGGATCGAAATGCAGCTGCGGCAGTGCTGTCCAGTGATCAATTCACCGACAATGTCCGCGCTGACCAAGCGGAAGGCGAGCAACTCGGTATCCGCGGTGTACCGTTCTTTGTATTCGACCGCAAGTTCGCCGTATCGGGCGCTCAGCCTGACGAGGTGTTCCTGGATGCCATTCAAAAAGCATGGGACGACCGTTCCCCTTTCACCATGGTTGAATCCAACACAACAGAAACAGACGGCAGTGGCATCTGCACAGATGACGGATGCGAAGTCCCGAAAAAAAATTAA
- a CDS encoding heme biosynthesis protein HemY, translating to MNCKITRNAAKVLKLELDKPENEGKKLRVVITHAHGDHAHYGLDIDTPKENDTVVSTDKEIDVILANDQPLLNGVKIDYLYFPEEGFVITNPSQGNHGDH from the coding sequence ATGAACTGCAAAATTACGCGTAATGCTGCTAAAGTATTGAAGCTTGAATTGGACAAGCCGGAGAACGAAGGAAAAAAACTGCGCGTTGTCATCACCCATGCACATGGTGACCATGCTCACTACGGCCTGGATATCGACACACCAAAAGAAAATGATACAGTTGTATCTACCGATAAAGAGATTGATGTCATTCTTGCAAATGACCAGCCTTTGTTGAACGGTGTTAAAATTGACTACCTCTACTTCCCGGAAGAGGGATTTGTTATTACGAATCCGTCCCAAGGTAATCACGGCGACCACTAA
- a CDS encoding DUF1450 domain-containing protein, translated as MANDIRVCEKCNHVRLKSIVPKLQKMAPDTEIKIGCKSYCGPCAKRAFVFINGRYISAPTEEEVLAKVAKFVK; from the coding sequence ATGGCTAACGATATCCGCGTATGCGAAAAGTGTAATCATGTCCGACTGAAATCGATTGTACCCAAGTTGCAAAAAATGGCTCCAGACACGGAGATCAAGATTGGGTGCAAATCCTATTGTGGTCCTTGCGCGAAACGTGCATTTGTCTTTATTAATGGTCGGTATATCAGTGCGCCGACAGAAGAAGAAGTGCTCGCCAAAGTCGCAAAGTTCGTGAAGTAA
- a CDS encoding cytidine deaminase: MTSHNEPLNIEQQLFDAAAKFVKQRYPQGWGGAGAVYTETGSLLISVAPEVINDATHLCLETGAYLEAHKLNERVTHSLCIARDDEHSEFKVLTPCGVCQERLFYWGEEVKAAVYDPSGQLVFKRLDEIQPYHWSKAYRDKK, encoded by the coding sequence ATGACATCACACAATGAACCACTCAATATTGAACAGCAATTGTTCGATGCAGCCGCAAAATTTGTGAAGCAACGCTATCCTCAGGGATGGGGCGGTGCGGGTGCCGTCTATACCGAAACTGGCTCCCTGCTGATTAGCGTAGCTCCAGAGGTCATCAACGATGCCACGCATCTATGTTTGGAAACAGGAGCTTATCTGGAAGCCCACAAATTGAACGAGCGTGTCACCCACTCCCTCTGTATCGCTCGTGATGACGAGCATTCGGAATTTAAGGTTCTTACACCTTGCGGTGTATGCCAGGAACGATTATTTTACTGGGGTGAAGAAGTCAAAGCTGCCGTATACGATCCTTCTGGTCAACTGGTCTTTAAGAGACTGGATGAGATTCAACCTTACCATTGGTCCAAGGCATATCGGGATAAAAAGTAA
- a CDS encoding aldo/keto reductase, which translates to MTKHITDCTILNNGVTMPWLGFGTYKAKGKEVQQAVETALEVGYRSIDTASIYGNEEEVGQAIASSGVARNELFVTTKLWNEDQGFDSTLRAFEASQKALGLNVIDLYLIHWPGRDQYKETWRAFERLYSEGSIRAIGVSNFQVHHLQDIIDEGGTVPAVNQVELHPGLIQQELQDFCGAQGIQLEAWSPIMKGKLNQESTLKALAQKYGKTPAQIILRWDIQNQIVTIPKSVTPERIRENADIFDFELTPDELRQIDALDSDKRTGPHPDQLFWD; encoded by the coding sequence ATGACAAAACATATTACAGATTGTACGATTCTGAACAACGGAGTAACGATGCCATGGCTAGGATTTGGAACATATAAAGCAAAAGGTAAGGAAGTACAACAGGCGGTTGAGACCGCTTTGGAGGTTGGATATCGTAGTATTGATACCGCGTCCATCTATGGCAATGAGGAAGAAGTGGGACAAGCTATTGCAAGCAGTGGTGTTGCCCGTAACGAACTGTTTGTGACGACGAAGCTCTGGAACGAGGATCAGGGATTTGACTCAACGTTGAGAGCATTTGAAGCCAGTCAGAAGGCGCTTGGACTGAATGTGATTGATCTTTATTTAATTCACTGGCCTGGCAGAGACCAGTACAAGGAGACGTGGAGAGCATTCGAACGTCTATATAGCGAAGGAAGCATCCGTGCAATTGGTGTGAGTAACTTTCAAGTTCACCATTTGCAAGATATCATAGATGAGGGCGGAACGGTGCCTGCGGTTAATCAGGTAGAGCTGCATCCAGGTCTGATCCAGCAGGAACTTCAGGATTTCTGCGGGGCTCAGGGAATTCAGCTGGAGGCATGGAGCCCGATCATGAAAGGTAAGCTGAACCAAGAGTCCACCCTCAAAGCACTGGCCCAGAAATATGGGAAAACGCCAGCACAGATCATTCTGCGCTGGGACATTCAGAATCAGATTGTGACGATTCCGAAGTCGGTTACCCCGGAGCGGATTCGTGAGAATGCGGACATCTTTGACTTTGAATTGACGCCGGATGAGTTGAGACAGATTGATGCACTTGATTCCGATAAGCGGACGGGTCCACATCCGGATCAACTGTTCTGGGATTAA
- a CDS encoding M14 family zinc carboxypeptidase: MDLQWIIVQRGDTMPRIASAHHMTKEFLAALNPEVASQPYLLAGQMLRIVPGTGRRYAVPPGERVGGIAGRFGLDEEELRQANPEITNITDWVGRCIHIPASNGKTIVKIQGEYGYRELIRDIDKLENQYPFIETGSIGTSVMGKSLPYLRIGQGSRHIHVNASVHANEWLTTAVLMRFIEEYAETYSAHRTWHQYQTERWMQETTLWAVPMVNPDGVELVQEGVVNQHPHAQQLLAWNADRSHFTHWKANIRGVDLNDQFPAHWDEEAARRGVTSPGPRDYAGTAPLTEPEAQALAQWTQQHTFDAVVSLHSQGQEIYWNYRDLEPRESGPLSRRLAKASGYKAVKLGGSDAGYKDWFIQDFGRPGFTVEVGLGVNPLPVEQFDDICIEVGMLLAELLSNGQ, translated from the coding sequence ATGGATCTGCAGTGGATTATCGTTCAGCGGGGAGATACAATGCCGCGAATTGCGTCAGCACATCATATGACCAAAGAGTTTCTTGCCGCACTGAACCCGGAAGTGGCTTCCCAGCCATACTTGCTGGCAGGTCAGATGCTGCGTATTGTCCCCGGGACAGGTCGCAGATACGCTGTACCGCCCGGAGAACGTGTAGGGGGGATTGCAGGCAGATTTGGTCTGGACGAAGAGGAGTTGCGCCAAGCCAATCCCGAAATCACCAATATAACCGACTGGGTTGGTCGCTGTATTCATATTCCGGCTTCGAATGGAAAAACTATTGTAAAGATTCAGGGAGAGTATGGTTATCGAGAATTAATCAGGGATATAGACAAGTTGGAGAATCAATACCCGTTTATCGAGACGGGGTCCATTGGAACAAGTGTCATGGGGAAGTCGCTGCCTTATTTGCGTATTGGGCAAGGGTCGAGACATATCCATGTTAACGCTTCCGTTCATGCGAATGAGTGGTTGACAACAGCAGTTCTGATGAGGTTTATCGAGGAGTATGCCGAGACGTATAGTGCGCATAGGACATGGCATCAATACCAGACAGAACGCTGGATGCAAGAGACGACACTTTGGGCCGTGCCGATGGTTAATCCGGACGGGGTTGAACTGGTTCAGGAAGGTGTGGTCAATCAACATCCACATGCACAGCAGTTGTTAGCCTGGAATGCCGACAGATCACATTTCACCCATTGGAAGGCCAACATCAGAGGGGTGGATCTGAATGATCAATTTCCAGCCCATTGGGATGAAGAAGCAGCGAGAAGAGGTGTGACCTCACCTGGCCCCAGGGATTATGCAGGGACAGCGCCATTGACAGAACCGGAGGCACAGGCCCTCGCGCAGTGGACACAGCAACATACATTTGATGCGGTTGTATCCCTGCATAGTCAGGGACAGGAGATCTATTGGAACTACCGTGATCTGGAACCTAGGGAGAGTGGACCGTTGTCGCGTAGACTCGCCAAAGCTTCCGGCTATAAGGCGGTGAAGCTCGGTGGCAGTGATGCCGGATACAAGGACTGGTTTATTCAAGATTTCGGTAGACCGGGCTTCACGGTAGAAGTTGGATTGGGTGTTAATCCGCTTCCGGTAGAACAGTTTGATGATATCTGTATAGAAGTGGGAATGTTGCTGGCTGAACTGTTATCCAATGGACAATGA
- a CDS encoding LTA synthase family protein: MVVTRPSRSSMPRGLLNHPLTLYLIFLVLMLLKLMWLHHNLHAYNITMGLLDKVIAIGSLLLLSFWTWLLPRRGMIVSLAALNLLLTALIYADMVYYRYFQDFLTIPVLLQARQVDALGDSIATLIYTSDLWFFADWLVVIPFAAIVLLSRSYRSKYSSTSVTGYGGYSYNDRKARLRRRLTAGSIALVLGLGLAVGPIYFYSKTWAKGLFDNNWWNVSMYNVTGLLAFHGYDLYNYAKDHIGSGPQAEPADVEQAKAFFAERRGTAPQNDALFGEYKDSNVIIVQGEAFMNFMIGQSIGGQEITPHFNELMKESQYYSHFYHQTGQGRTSDADFGANISLHPLPVGSAFVRYADHTYDSLPSILKDNGYSTNVFHAYESGFWNRYTMYQNMKYDKFYSKNDFAQDDPLGWSLSDESFFRQSVEKMSSEVTEPFYSFLITLSSHHPYALPKEKQQLDVGEFQGTMFGNYLQSVHYVDSALGKMVEDLKNRGLWENTIFMFYGDHDNSIKEQSQYEQFLGRSLNELDMAQIMNEVPLLVHLPDGAAAGTINEPSGQLDITPSVLHLLGVSDQSYYHMGNDVYDGSGRTVVLRNGTFSDGSVFYIPSDDYIYESGACYDLSTRDKTDINACRPAHDEATKRLHVSDTVITYDLIQRFQEEDNSIATPQ; this comes from the coding sequence ATGGTTGTCACTCGGCCTTCGCGCAGCTCTATGCCACGCGGGCTTCTAAATCATCCACTAACGTTATATCTTATTTTTCTTGTGCTCATGCTGCTCAAACTCATGTGGCTCCATCACAATCTTCACGCTTATAACATTACGATGGGACTGCTGGATAAAGTCATTGCCATTGGATCTTTACTACTCTTGTCCTTCTGGACCTGGTTGCTGCCACGTAGAGGCATGATCGTGTCTCTCGCCGCGCTTAACCTGCTGCTTACCGCACTAATCTACGCTGATATGGTGTATTATCGCTATTTCCAGGATTTCTTGACCATCCCGGTTTTGTTGCAGGCGAGACAAGTTGACGCATTGGGTGACAGCATCGCCACATTGATCTACACCAGTGATCTCTGGTTCTTTGCCGACTGGCTTGTCGTCATTCCGTTCGCAGCTATCGTACTGCTCAGCAGAAGTTACCGTTCGAAGTACTCCAGTACATCTGTTACTGGTTACGGGGGTTATTCGTATAACGATCGCAAGGCACGGTTACGCCGTCGTCTCACTGCTGGCAGCATTGCCCTTGTGCTGGGACTTGGCCTCGCTGTCGGCCCGATTTATTTTTACAGTAAAACATGGGCCAAGGGCCTGTTCGATAACAACTGGTGGAATGTATCCATGTACAATGTGACCGGACTTCTCGCTTTTCACGGTTATGATCTATACAACTATGCCAAAGACCACATTGGCTCCGGACCGCAGGCTGAACCCGCTGATGTTGAACAAGCAAAAGCGTTCTTTGCTGAAAGGCGAGGAACTGCCCCGCAGAATGATGCCTTGTTTGGCGAATATAAAGACAGCAATGTCATCATTGTTCAGGGTGAGGCTTTTATGAACTTCATGATTGGTCAGAGCATTGGCGGTCAGGAGATCACACCGCATTTTAATGAACTGATGAAAGAAAGTCAGTATTATAGTCACTTTTACCACCAGACCGGTCAGGGCAGAACGTCAGATGCCGATTTTGGTGCAAACATTTCCCTACATCCACTTCCGGTTGGATCAGCGTTTGTACGTTATGCAGACCATACGTATGATTCCCTTCCTTCCATCCTGAAGGATAACGGTTACAGCACCAACGTATTTCACGCTTATGAGAGTGGCTTCTGGAATCGGTATACGATGTATCAGAACATGAAGTACGACAAGTTTTATAGTAAAAATGATTTTGCACAGGATGACCCGCTTGGCTGGTCCCTGTCTGATGAATCCTTTTTCCGGCAATCCGTTGAGAAAATGAGTAGTGAGGTGACCGAACCGTTCTATTCCTTCCTCATTACACTCAGCAGTCACCATCCATACGCCTTGCCTAAAGAGAAACAGCAGCTGGATGTAGGCGAGTTCCAGGGAACCATGTTTGGTAACTATTTGCAATCCGTTCATTACGTGGATTCGGCGCTCGGCAAGATGGTCGAGGATCTGAAAAATCGGGGATTATGGGAAAATACCATTTTTATGTTCTACGGGGACCACGACAACTCCATCAAGGAACAATCACAATACGAACAGTTCCTAGGACGTTCGCTGAACGAACTGGATATGGCACAGATCATGAACGAGGTTCCCCTGCTTGTGCATTTACCGGACGGAGCAGCTGCCGGAACCATCAACGAACCTTCAGGACAACTGGACATCACGCCATCCGTATTGCATCTGCTCGGCGTGTCCGACCAGTCCTATTATCATATGGGTAACGACGTATATGACGGGTCTGGGCGTACGGTTGTGCTGCGTAATGGCACATTCTCGGATGGTTCTGTATTCTATATTCCATCGGATGATTATATCTATGAGAGCGGTGCTTGTTATGACCTCTCCACACGCGACAAAACGGATATCAATGCATGTCGTCCCGCTCATGATGAAGCAACCAAACGATTGCATGTCTCGGACACGGTCATTACTTATGATTTGATTCAGCGTTTTCAAGAGGAAGACAATTCAATAGCAACACCGCAATGA
- a CDS encoding YtxH domain-containing protein — protein sequence MKDSNKSLLWGALIGSVVGSVTALLLAPKSGRELRQDITEGARQVSEKGQELAGIVGEQSSQIVSKVKETADVVIQDIQSWRNCAEGKEIRISAAIVDNDIDKTVDEPGIDIVAKLPADESKDDN from the coding sequence GTGAAGGATTCTAACAAAAGTTTGTTGTGGGGAGCTCTTATTGGCTCTGTGGTTGGTTCAGTAACGGCATTATTGCTGGCGCCAAAATCGGGACGTGAACTTCGTCAGGATATTACAGAAGGTGCTCGTCAGGTATCGGAGAAAGGTCAGGAACTGGCTGGTATCGTGGGGGAACAAAGTTCACAGATCGTATCCAAAGTTAAAGAGACCGCAGATGTCGTGATTCAGGATATTCAATCCTGGCGCAATTGCGCTGAAGGGAAAGAAATTCGCATATCGGCAGCCATTGTTGATAACGATATCGATAAAACAGTGGATGAACCGGGAATTGACATCGTAGCGAAGCTTCCTGCGGATGAGTCCAAGGACGACAACTAA
- a CDS encoding O-methyltransferase has product MNLTPDEYVNQLFQEDELLLKVKEAIRSNGMPEVSVAAAYGRLLTFLAKTSKAEAALEIGVLGGYSGICIARGLRENGTLTSLELKEEYAAMARGHLEEGGFGEKVEYRIGPAADSLEQLEQQGRTFDFFFIDADKENYPVYLDYAIKLARPGAVIVGDNCFLRGRTLNPDKQGPAVLAVRRFNEQMASDPRLVTTMLPDYDGLVLAWVK; this is encoded by the coding sequence GTGAATCTGACCCCTGATGAATATGTAAATCAATTATTTCAAGAGGATGAGCTTTTGCTGAAAGTGAAAGAGGCCATCCGTTCGAACGGTATGCCGGAAGTTTCGGTTGCGGCGGCATATGGACGATTGCTCACGTTTCTAGCGAAGACATCCAAAGCAGAAGCTGCGCTCGAAATCGGCGTGCTGGGCGGTTACAGTGGGATCTGCATTGCGCGTGGTTTGCGTGAGAATGGAACCCTGACTTCGCTGGAACTGAAAGAGGAATATGCGGCAATGGCGCGTGGTCATCTGGAGGAAGGCGGTTTTGGCGAAAAGGTGGAGTACCGCATTGGCCCGGCGGCAGACAGCCTGGAGCAATTGGAGCAGCAAGGTCGCACATTTGATTTCTTCTTTATTGATGCAGATAAGGAGAATTATCCGGTATATCTCGATTATGCCATCAAGCTGGCTCGGCCAGGTGCTGTCATTGTAGGTGATAATTGTTTCCTGCGTGGTCGTACGCTGAATCCGGACAAGCAGGGCCCGGCCGTGCTGGCTGTTCGTCGCTTCAATGAACAGATGGCAAGCGACCCGCGTCTGGTGACGACGATGTTGCCGGATTACGATGGGCTGGTACTTGCCTGGGTGAAGTGA
- a CDS encoding asparaginase, which translates to MSKTSNLRPWAVWSTAALTALTISLSPIGTYAAHAATVEVKGTTGAVQTATTTPARNTSIPAIPDSSKQSALPNVLVIGTGGTIAGQSEDATSFQNYKAGTLPIGEMVDALPDKQKIADVSTLQFGNSGSGSYSMSDLYDLSQTVDKALAMYDSVVVTTGTDTMEEIAYFLDMTVQSDKPVVITGSMRPWTVIGSDAQANLYNAIKLAGSGRTTSFGTVLMLNDTIQLARGVTKTNDYRTDTFETPMLGAVGYIDEENIRIYRAPARALKPEGTAKPVFDLSKITKADLAKVEIAISYQEASGGAIEGFVSSGAKGIVTSGTGAGGISRAMGQARTKAIEEGVIFVTTTRTGSGSVYGGGKGIIAGDNLSPQQARVLLMLGLSFSDDFDTIKKWFETYGTPEV; encoded by the coding sequence ATGAGTAAAACATCCAATCTTCGTCCCTGGGCCGTATGGAGTACCGCAGCTTTAACAGCATTGACCATCTCGTTGTCCCCCATTGGTACCTACGCCGCGCACGCAGCTACGGTAGAGGTGAAAGGCACAACAGGTGCTGTTCAGACAGCAACTACTACTCCAGCTCGCAATACTTCCATCCCTGCAATACCAGACTCTTCCAAGCAATCTGCACTTCCTAATGTATTGGTGATCGGAACTGGCGGAACGATTGCCGGTCAATCCGAGGACGCCACCAGCTTCCAGAATTACAAGGCAGGTACGCTTCCCATTGGAGAGATGGTAGACGCCTTACCGGATAAACAGAAGATTGCTGATGTTAGCACACTCCAATTCGGAAACTCAGGTTCAGGTTCCTATAGCATGAGCGACCTCTATGACTTGTCGCAGACGGTAGACAAAGCTCTGGCAATGTATGACAGTGTTGTCGTTACCACGGGTACAGATACAATGGAAGAAATCGCTTATTTCCTCGATATGACGGTTCAGAGTGACAAACCTGTCGTGATCACAGGCTCCATGCGTCCATGGACCGTCATCGGTTCTGACGCTCAAGCCAATCTGTACAACGCCATCAAACTTGCAGGTAGTGGTCGTACCACTTCATTTGGCACAGTACTCATGTTGAATGACACAATCCAGCTTGCTCGCGGTGTAACCAAGACAAATGATTATCGGACAGATACGTTTGAAACGCCGATGCTCGGCGCTGTAGGATATATTGATGAAGAAAACATTCGAATCTACCGTGCTCCTGCACGTGCCTTGAAACCTGAAGGCACAGCAAAGCCCGTATTTGATCTAAGTAAAATCACAAAGGCAGATCTGGCCAAAGTAGAAATTGCGATCTCATATCAAGAAGCTAGCGGCGGAGCCATTGAAGGATTCGTGAGCAGCGGTGCCAAAGGAATCGTGACTTCCGGTACCGGAGCTGGAGGTATCTCCAGAGCTATGGGACAAGCTCGTACCAAAGCCATTGAAGAAGGTGTCATCTTTGTGACCACCACTCGGACGGGTTCAGGAAGTGTGTATGGCGGCGGCAAAGGTATCATTGCAGGCGACAACCTCAGTCCACAACAAGCTCGTGTATTATTGATGCTGGGTTTGTCCTTCAGTGATGATTTTGACACCATCAAAAAATGGTTTGAAACGTACGGAACACCTGAAGTATAA
- the racE gene encoding glutamate racemase — MQQAIAILDSGVGGLTVAKEVMRQLPREKIIYFGDTARTPYGPRSSEQVKQFTEQIVDFLIQFDPKVIVIACNTATAAALEYIRGKVNMPVIGVIHPGARAAITATRTGRIGVIGTTGTIGSGAYTTALKQLSPYIDVVSQACPALVPLVEQGEFRSEHTTHTVEQSLGEIKQQPIDCLILGCTHYPFLMDTIQEVMGQEVKLISSADETAREISTILYDKRKLASGDETPVHQFFCTGDPRMFQNITRRWLGEQISKTPVVWQVTQLS, encoded by the coding sequence GTGCAGCAAGCAATCGCTATATTAGACTCCGGTGTGGGGGGATTGACCGTCGCCAAGGAAGTGATGCGTCAGCTCCCGCGGGAAAAAATCATTTATTTTGGGGATACTGCCCGGACACCGTACGGACCCCGTTCGTCCGAACAAGTAAAACAATTTACGGAACAAATCGTTGATTTCTTGATCCAATTCGATCCGAAGGTTATCGTTATCGCCTGTAATACAGCAACAGCAGCCGCGTTGGAGTATATCCGTGGCAAGGTGAATATGCCTGTCATTGGTGTTATACATCCGGGTGCGCGGGCCGCAATCACAGCGACACGTACAGGACGTATTGGTGTGATTGGTACCACGGGTACCATAGGTAGTGGGGCTTATACAACGGCACTCAAACAGTTGTCCCCCTATATTGATGTGGTCAGTCAGGCTTGTCCGGCGCTGGTGCCGTTGGTGGAACAAGGTGAATTTCGTTCCGAGCACACGACACATACGGTGGAACAATCATTGGGCGAGATCAAACAACAGCCAATCGATTGTCTTATTCTGGGTTGTACGCATTATCCCTTTCTCATGGACACGATTCAGGAAGTTATGGGACAGGAAGTGAAGTTAATCAGTTCAGCAGATGAAACAGCACGTGAAATCAGTACAATTTTATATGATAAACGAAAGCTGGCCAGTGGGGATGAGACTCCGGTGCATCAATTTTTCTGCACGGGTGACCCGAGAATGTTCCAGAATATCACCCGTCGATGGTTGGGGGAGCAGATCTCCAAGACCCCTGTTGTCTGGCAGGTAACGCAATTATCATAG